Genomic segment of Oceanimonas sp. GK1:
CAGGTACTGACCCGGATGAAAGTCCACCGCCTGCTCCGGCTTCAGCCGCACATACCAGAGGGTGTCGGCCATTTCGTGGAGCGCTTCGACATTACAGCTTATTTTTTGCATGACTATCCTTTGATCTCACTCTGTTCTGCACTCGCGTTCAGGATACCGAGTTGGTCCCACAGCGCATCGACCCGTTGTTTGACCTCGTCCGTCATCACTATGGGTTGCCCCCATTCCCGATTGGTTTCACCCGGCCACTTGTTGGTGGCATCCAGGCCCATTTTTGAGCCCAGACCGGAGACCGGCGAGGCAAAATCCAGATAATCGATGGGCGTGTGCTCGATCAATGTGGTATCCCGCGCCGGGTCCATTCGGGTCGTAATGGCCCAGATCACGTCATTCCAGTCTCTGGCATTGATATCGTCGTCGCACACAATAACGAACTTGGTGTACATGAATTGTCGTAAAAACGACCAAACGCCCAGCATGACACGTTTGGCATGGCCGGGGTAGCGTTTTTTCATGGTCACCACCGCCATGCGGTAGGAGCAGCCTTCCGGCGGCAGATAGAAGTCGGTGATTTCCGGAAACTGCTTTTGCAGTATGGGTACGAACACCTCATTCAGCGCCACGCCCAGCACCGCCGGCTCATCGGGCGGGCGGCCGGTATAGGTGGAATGATAAATGGCGTCGCGCCGGCGCGTAATGCGCTCCACGGTAAACACCGGGAATTCGTCAATTTCGTTGTAGTAACCGGTGTGATCGCCATAAGGGCCTTCCGGCGCCATCTCGCCGGGATAGATGTGGCCTTCGAGCACAATCTCAGCACTGGCGGGCACTTCCAGATCGGAGCCAATGCACTTGACCACCTCGGTGCGGCTGCCGCGCAGCAGACCGGCAAAAGCGTATTCCGACAGGGTGTCGGGCACCGGCGTCACGGCCCCGAGGATGGTGGCCGGATCGGCGCCCAGGGCTACCGCCACCGGATAAGGCTGACCCGGGTGGGCTTCCTGCCACTCGCGAAAGTCCAGCGCCCCGCCGCGATGGCTGAGCCAGCGCATGATCACCTTGTTTCTGCCCAGTACCTGCTGGCGGTAAATCCCCAGGTTCTGGCGCTTTTTATAAGGGCCACGGGTAATGGTCAGGCCCCAGGTGATCAGCGGTGCAGCGTCGCCCGGCCAGCAGTGCTGTACCGGAATGCGGGTCAGATCCACCTCATCCCCTTCCTGGATCACGTCCTGGCAGGGCGCCTTTTTCAGCCGTTTGACCGGCATATTGAGCACCTGCTTGAAGATGGGCAGCTTTTCCATCAGCTCCTTCAGACCCTTGGGCGGCTCCGGCTCCTTGAGGTAGGACAACCAGCGGCCCACTTCGCGCAGGGCGCTGACGTCCGGCTGCCCCATGCCCATGGCCACTCGTTTGGGAGTACCGAACAGGTTACCCAGCACCGGCATATCAAAGCCCTTGGGGTTTTCAAACAGCAGCGCCGGACCGCCCGCCTTGAGGGTGCGGTCGCAGATCTCGGTCATCTCCAGGTAGGGATCGATCTCCTGATGAATGCGCTTGAGCTCCCCCTGGGCTTCAAGTTGCGCGATAAAGTCTCGCAAATCCTTGTATTTCATAGG
This window contains:
- the ubiD gene encoding 4-hydroxy-3-polyprenylbenzoate decarboxylase; this encodes MKYKDLRDFIAQLEAQGELKRIHQEIDPYLEMTEICDRTLKAGGPALLFENPKGFDMPVLGNLFGTPKRVAMGMGQPDVSALREVGRWLSYLKEPEPPKGLKELMEKLPIFKQVLNMPVKRLKKAPCQDVIQEGDEVDLTRIPVQHCWPGDAAPLITWGLTITRGPYKKRQNLGIYRQQVLGRNKVIMRWLSHRGGALDFREWQEAHPGQPYPVAVALGADPATILGAVTPVPDTLSEYAFAGLLRGSRTEVVKCIGSDLEVPASAEIVLEGHIYPGEMAPEGPYGDHTGYYNEIDEFPVFTVERITRRRDAIYHSTYTGRPPDEPAVLGVALNEVFVPILQKQFPEITDFYLPPEGCSYRMAVVTMKKRYPGHAKRVMLGVWSFLRQFMYTKFVIVCDDDINARDWNDVIWAITTRMDPARDTTLIEHTPIDYLDFASPVSGLGSKMGLDATNKWPGETNREWGQPIVMTDEVKQRVDALWDQLGILNASAEQSEIKG